The proteins below are encoded in one region of Limnohabitans sp. 63ED37-2:
- a CDS encoding alpha/beta hydrolase, which translates to MNLITRPSLPRPSLSALQGEAGQLAVYDWALPVSRPLGTVLLVHGLGEHAGRYGEVAAHLYQWGFAVRAYDHQGHGQSEGPRGDLLRPGSLQADLCRVIDDTRQRPALKDLPLILLGHSMGGLVVARTLAEQLRSVDAAVLSSPALGAFPSFFQKILLATLPRVVPHLRVDNGLKTEFVSRDPDVVKAYKADALVHRRISVGLAAWILENGEKTLHDASKWQVPTLLLYAGQDKLVNPQATADVANAAPQDVVQAQCFEAMYHEIFNDLYRAQVFAALKRWLLARFSAQPSV; encoded by the coding sequence ATGAACCTCATCACGCGCCCCTCGCTGCCGCGCCCCAGCCTGTCGGCTTTGCAGGGTGAGGCGGGTCAACTTGCTGTCTATGACTGGGCCCTGCCTGTCAGTCGGCCTTTGGGCACGGTGCTCTTGGTGCACGGCCTGGGCGAACACGCCGGGCGCTACGGCGAGGTGGCGGCGCATTTGTACCAATGGGGTTTTGCGGTGCGGGCTTATGACCACCAAGGCCACGGCCAGTCCGAAGGACCACGCGGTGACCTGCTGCGCCCCGGCAGCTTGCAAGCCGACTTGTGCCGGGTGATCGACGACACACGCCAGCGCCCGGCCCTGAAGGACTTGCCCCTCATCTTGCTGGGCCACAGCATGGGTGGCTTGGTGGTGGCCCGTACGCTGGCCGAACAGCTGCGCTCGGTCGATGCTGCGGTGTTGTCATCGCCTGCCTTGGGTGCTTTCCCCAGTTTTTTCCAGAAAATCCTGCTGGCGACCTTGCCCCGCGTGGTGCCCCACTTGCGCGTGGACAACGGCCTCAAAACCGAGTTTGTGTCGCGTGATCCCGATGTGGTGAAGGCCTACAAGGCCGATGCGCTCGTGCACCGTCGCATTTCAGTGGGTTTGGCCGCATGGATTTTGGAAAACGGCGAGAAGACCTTGCACGATGCGTCGAAGTGGCAAGTGCCCACCTTGTTGCTGTACGCGGGGCAAGACAAGCTGGTCAACCCGCAGGCCACAGCCGACGTGGCAAACGCCGCACCTCAGGACGTGGTGCAGGCCCAGTGTTTTGAGGCCATGTACCACGAGATCTTCAACGACCTCTACCGCGCTCAGGTGTTCGCCGCGCTCAAGCGCTGGCTGCTGGCGCGTTTTTCTGCTCAGCCCTCTGTTTAA
- a CDS encoding M20 family metallopeptidase, whose protein sequence is MNAPLHREMPGHLLDSARALNDVTQAWDSTIVPELKNYIEIPAKSPAFDADWAAHGHIESVLRRAAQWVEAQKVEGLTLEIIQLPGRTPIMFFEVAATRAASEGSGQTVLMYGHLDKQPEFNGWRNDLGPWTPVYEDGKLYGRGGADDGYAVYASIAAVQALKSQKTPHPRIVGLIETCEESGSYDLLPYVDALRTRMGDVGLVICLDSGAGNYDQLWLTTSLRGMASGTLKVQILTEGIHSGDASGLVPSSFRIMRQVLDRLEDSTTGRLLPASFHCEVPAERLAQAQATAAILGDEVYKRFPWAHYDCGGSTTFALPTTTDPTQALLNRTWTPTLSVTGAEGFPALKDAGNVLRPYTAFKLSLRLPPLVDAAQAVAEMKALLEDNAPYQAKVTFESGGGATGWNAPDTLPWFEQALNSSSQAHFGAGVGYIGQGGTIPLMNMLSAGFPKAQMMVCGVLGPKSNAHGPNEFLHVPYAKKLTAAVAEVMARMP, encoded by the coding sequence ATGAACGCCCCCCTGCACCGCGAAATGCCCGGCCACCTGCTCGACAGCGCCCGCGCCCTGAACGACGTGACCCAAGCTTGGGACAGCACCATCGTGCCCGAGCTGAAAAATTACATCGAGATCCCGGCCAAGTCGCCCGCGTTTGACGCCGACTGGGCCGCACACGGCCACATCGAATCGGTGCTGCGCCGTGCCGCGCAATGGGTCGAGGCGCAAAAGGTGGAAGGCCTCACCCTCGAGATCATCCAGCTGCCCGGTCGCACGCCGATCATGTTTTTTGAAGTGGCCGCCACCCGCGCGGCCAGCGAGGGCTCGGGCCAGACAGTGCTGATGTACGGCCACCTGGACAAGCAGCCGGAGTTCAACGGCTGGCGCAACGACCTCGGCCCCTGGACCCCGGTGTACGAAGACGGCAAGCTCTATGGCCGAGGCGGCGCAGACGACGGTTATGCGGTCTACGCCAGCATTGCCGCCGTGCAGGCGCTCAAAAGCCAAAAAACACCGCACCCGCGCATCGTCGGCCTGATCGAGACCTGCGAAGAATCTGGTTCGTATGACCTGCTGCCTTATGTGGACGCCTTGCGCACCCGCATGGGCGATGTGGGCTTGGTGATTTGCCTAGACAGCGGCGCGGGCAACTACGACCAGCTGTGGCTGACCACCAGCCTGCGCGGCATGGCTAGCGGCACGCTCAAGGTTCAGATCCTCACCGAGGGCATCCACTCGGGCGATGCCTCGGGTCTGGTGCCGTCAAGCTTTCGCATCATGCGCCAAGTGCTCGACCGCCTGGAAGACAGCACCACCGGCCGCTTGCTGCCCGCCAGCTTCCATTGCGAAGTGCCTGCCGAGCGATTGGCGCAAGCGCAGGCCACCGCCGCCATCTTGGGCGACGAGGTGTACAAGCGGTTCCCGTGGGCGCACTACGACTGCGGCGGCTCGACCACCTTTGCCTTGCCCACCACCACCGACCCGACACAAGCCCTGCTCAACCGCACCTGGACACCCACACTGAGCGTGACCGGGGCGGAAGGTTTTCCGGCGCTGAAAGACGCGGGCAATGTGCTGCGCCCCTACACCGCCTTCAAACTCAGCCTGCGCTTGCCCCCCCTGGTGGATGCCGCGCAAGCCGTGGCCGAGATGAAAGCCCTGCTCGAAGACAACGCGCCCTACCAGGCCAAAGTTACTTTCGAATCGGGTGGCGGTGCCACCGGCTGGAACGCGCCCGACACCTTGCCTTGGTTTGAACAAGCCCTCAACAGCTCGAGCCAAGCGCACTTTGGCGCGGGCGTGGGCTACATCGGGCAAGGGGGCACCATTCCGCTCATGAACATGCTCAGTGCCGGTTTCCCGAAGGCGCAAATGATGGTTTGTGGCGTGCTCGGACCCAAGAGCAACGCGCATGGGCCGAACGAGTTTTTGCATGTGCCATACGCCAAAAAACTCACCGCTGCCGTGGCCGAAGTCATGGCCCGCATGCCCTGA
- a CDS encoding nucleotidyltransferase family protein translates to MTTLAQPTTEPALRVGGLVLAAGAGSRMGNRPKCLLQLNGMSLLERQLQALSLAGVRPVGVVLGHHVERILQEGVLSRWAAQQVRNPRPDDGHVSSLRIGLKAMPAELDMVVVALADQPLIDVQAVQALLAAFAQRPAGTQMLQPSVQGLPGNPVVFSGAVMAQILAGDEHMGARQWQQAHPEAVYHWETPHGHYRLDVDNETDCQAVAQLTGQSLHWPHDLDP, encoded by the coding sequence GTGACAACGCTGGCTCAGCCCACCACAGAACCCGCCCTGCGCGTGGGCGGGTTGGTGCTGGCTGCAGGCGCGGGCAGCCGCATGGGAAACCGCCCCAAATGCCTGTTGCAGTTGAACGGCATGAGCCTGCTGGAGCGGCAATTGCAGGCCTTGTCGCTGGCGGGTGTGCGGCCCGTGGGGGTGGTGCTCGGGCACCACGTCGAGCGCATCTTGCAAGAAGGGGTGTTGAGCCGTTGGGCTGCCCAACAGGTACGCAACCCGCGGCCCGATGACGGCCATGTCAGCTCCCTGCGCATCGGCTTGAAGGCCATGCCCGCTGAGCTGGACATGGTGGTGGTGGCGCTGGCCGACCAACCCTTGATCGATGTGCAGGCGGTGCAAGCGCTGCTGGCAGCCTTTGCGCAGCGCCCAGCTGGCACGCAGATGCTGCAACCGAGTGTGCAAGGCTTGCCCGGCAACCCGGTGGTGTTCTCTGGCGCAGTGATGGCGCAAATTTTGGCGGGCGACGAACACATGGGCGCACGCCAATGGCAACAGGCCCACCCCGAAGCCGTGTACCACTGGGAAACTCCCCATGGTCACTACCGCCTGGATGTGGACAATGAAACAGACTGCCAGGCGGTGGCGCAGTTGACAGGGCAAAGCCTGCACTGGCCGCACGATTTGGACCCCTAA